The segment CATATCCAACACTAAGCACAaatgaagatatatataataaaggaATGGAAGGAACACATATTAGACTGGATGATCGagataaatatgataataacgaagttgatgataatgaaaatCGTGATTacattaataataacaatagtagtaataataatgataatgataataataataataataattattattatgaacatAATGAGGAtgattttaaaaataataataataataatgttgataataataataatgttgataataataataataatgttgataataataataataatgttgataataataataataatgttgataataataataataatgataataataaggttgataatgatgatgatgatgatgtagattttgaaaatataaaaaattttaataataatgaatatcTTAGCTACtttcaaaaaaatgtagatacaataataaataattgCTTAAATTCCTTAGATATTACTAGTATGTATGATGATACAAAAGAGATACTAAATAATATTCTATTATCTAAATATAAAGCTGATAAAGataatgttataaaaaaatatattaatgaagatataaaaaatatgtcTTTAGAAGAAATCGATAAAACAGCTCAGTTAGTTTATGAAAAGAGAAAAGTATTACttacaaaattattattattatttaaaaaaaatgtagatacacaaataaataatgaaacaAGTGATTTAAGAAAAGATCTTGTAATGTGTCacatatgtaataataatccTGATGATcaatttcatttttatgcATATAGTAGACTagaaaaagatattattaatttaattatgtTAAGACAAATATGGTGTGAAAGTGAAAACTTAAGACTCTTATATCAATTCTTAGTAGTAGaatatcaaaataaatcaGCAAattctattttattaaatatcTCTTCAAATAATGGtgatattatattacttaataaaaaattgcTTCAAGATAACATCAAAAATTGTATGGACCACAACAATAtacacaaaaaataaagaatattaatataaataagtaaacaaataaataaataaataaataaataaatatatatatatatatatttatatatttatattttttttttttttttttcaaattcATTCATGtaacaaatataatgacattttaaattttatcaaagtatttatttttttcaacaAGTActaatacaaaataaaacaatGCACCtgttcattatatatatatatatatatatatatatgggcatatttttttcttttttcttttttttgtgcTAATTTTgctatatataatattacatgtgtgttttttctttttaaattattaaatatatatatatatatatatatatataaacatatagagaaatatatatatttttaatgtaACATATATCtgaacataaaaaatttatatatatgtgaattatttttattaagaTATTATGACATATTCTATTTTAAAACATTGAAACATGTAgacaaatattataatttttttaatacacacaaatgtagatatatatatatatatatatatatatatatatattttatttttatgatgTTATAGTATAACAATATCTACGTAATAGGGATAATGTAGCAACTCtttgattatttttcttttcaaaTTTAAGGACACGATTGTGTCATATACTTGGTTATATAATTCTGAGTGTGTAtaaatttgtttttcttcAAATGGAAATGCTGAGATAAAAAGAAGATGTAAATAAGATGAGTGATTGATTATATTAACTTGCTTCACATattgattattattattattattattattattaatattatattttttaatatcattctttttatcatcatcttcCTTATAAGACATATCTATTTCTTCTCGTTTTACATTTTTTGGTTTATATGCATTTATATCCATGTTAATTTTACtattcataattttataattaaaaatatcaaataaattaataccattattttgatcctgatttatattatcatattttatatttttattaatattcatattataagTAGACGAAAAGgtatttgttttatttttattttccttttcatgatattttaaatatctataatataacaaattaCTTTGAATgatttttatgtatttttgataaggtaataatatataattatttctaAGAAGATGGTTATTTTGGgtctttttttcttttttataataaaatattaaaagattattacatactttttttagagtatatatataagaattatatgatgtagtatgtaatatattttcatgGTCCAAATAATTAAATAGACATGaaaattcttttaattGTATATTACCTTTTGAAGTGTATTCATGTATATATAGAATTTGATAACTGATTAATTTTAATTGTGTTTTAGcctttatatttatattatgtaacATATTTgatttacatattttttctatgaaataattcaaatgatttttcaaaaaatattctaataattcattattataataagataaataaaatgttatatttattaatgcttgtaatgatattatcttattataattatttaatataatacgAGTAAATTGTTCattgtaataatttaattttaataaggATATAGAAATGTTTCCTAAAGATTGatcattaataatattaattaaattattcgtttttattaatttatataataaatattttattaattcaaGATCTtgtattttaaaagaagCATATgaatgtataatattaccTATATGTACTAAACTTAAGGggaatatatttgtttttaaaatagaagaaatttgaacaaatatatcatatcttaatattttcatatgttGTATTGCTCCTAGACTATTTGTCACAAGTTgtgagaaaaaaaaagtatcatatatatggttttctttttctttttttaaaaaagatatattttgtgttttttcattttgtgttttttcattttgtgttttttcattttgtgttttttcattttgtgttttttcattttgtattttttcattttgtgttttttcattttgtgttttttcattttgtgttttttcatttttttttgtatctactaaataaataaaattcatATGTTGTTCCTTTTGCaaaatttgtttttcttttttttccaaATGATATGTTTCTTCCtctttaatatttcttatgAGTTTATTTAAATACACACTAACTAAATTAGTCAAATATAagtttaatatataattactaATAAACAACCGATTgatagaaaaataaaaattatgatatatttcatcataattatgtaaagataaatgtataaaacTATACAATTTCTTGTAATAtggtatattattataatttatatatttattatatatgaactttgttataaaattatataaatatgtcttattaaataatttactTAATTCATCGATCTTATaagaattaataaaatgttctgtaattttatataaagaatttaAAGAATTCACAATATACTTAATATTATGTTCAATATTTTCGacattataaatattgtcataattaaaacaaaaaatattcatatcattgttaatgttttttatatcataattatatgaacatataaaatttgtataattactattcattataatttttaacaaatttataaattttatatattttaaatcaTCACAAAATGTATAgttattcttattattattattatgatgtggatttttttttgcttcctcatttatataaaataactTATCGATATTATCCTCCTTTGcatattttataagatTTTCATTCCCTTTCTTATCATGAATACATAAGTCAGATAATAAATTGgattcattttttatatatagttgtagtattaatattaaataattatcaaataatattaataaactctttagtatatatttatattcctCGTTTGTAAATTTAAAgtaaacaaaaaatttggaaaatatattcaaaaaggaggaataaaatatttgtacatcattattattataaatagatatattCTTACCTTCATTCTTATGATActtgttatatatatgttcatgcacatttttatctatatGTTTATCTATATGTTCATCTATATgtttatctatatttatatccATGTCTATACCTTCATCTTTATCCTTATAATCATAATTGTCGCCCTTATACCtaagtaataatatattgctatagtttatatatttaaagaGGACACATTTTAACGTTTCATcgtttataatatttaaatttctGAAAGAGGAATAAATAGATAAAATATTGATAGGCGTAAAATACACATAATTATCACCTAAATATTTAAGAAACATTTGAGCGAagttattatataagagatgttttataaataagaTTTTGTCTttatgatttattaaaatatgagatgaattatttaaatatacaaaatattctattaagtaatgataaaataagGTTAACCATTTGACATTATAtctaatattatttttgtgtCTATCtattgatatattatcatattttaatttatttattattttataatctTGTTGTAATTTTTCtctatttatatcttttaatttttttttattacatgGTATATTGACTatgttattaatataaaaatataatttatttattaatatatataaaaagagaaaattataatattttctttttatatgtatgtgaaaaataaatacaagATCTATAAGATTCATATTGTTCAATAATCTTTCGCTTATTCTATCtagaaaaaataagaactctttttttttttcttctaattcatcattaaaatattcataaaatgtatataattttaatataacatttttatcatataatttattgtCAAACATATAGACATAATTAATTTgatcatatatatgtctgtataaatcttttatatatatatgtttaatatttttattattaatattgctatatattactatatcatatttatttatcatatgatataaaatatttttttcaaagAAACTACTGGATTcgttatttatattataagaatttGAAGGATTATGTATATTAGATATATCATACGTATTGTTGACAacatttttgtatatacCATTGTTtctataattatttattaatatattgtttttctcttcataattaaatattgGATATgtattttgttttatattgttaACATCATTAAAATTGTATCTTTTTGTATTCGTACacatatttgtatttatattaatatgttcatttatatgtacaCCTACATTTGctcttattttttctttgtttGTTGATGCATGGTGTTCTATAATacatgaatatataaaattatcatcaaaattttcattataattattagCATTACaatcattattaaatatataattaatacaCCGATTTATTGTCCTATCATTTggtattatattatttagtaacctatttaatataagtaaataatttaatttcGTTAAGATTTGAAGAGCTATACTTTTTTGAGGAAGAGAATCttcaaaaaaatgtttaaCAGCTTTCTTATCaaattctatatataaaaataaatattttatatctttatatgtattatttctttttaaattcatatatttacttatcctattattatataacatttttcTCTGCTCACTTATATTAAATCGATTAtcaaatgataaatatgttttacACATAGAGGCTTCATATTTCcatatatgaaaaatattttctcctttcttattatatttgatGGGACCATTTTCTACATTgtgaatattattttttatattcgTAATATATCTAACATTTTGTATTATTCTCATATTTTCTTTGATTAATGATTGGTCTGAATGGGGTTGGAGCAAACTTCAAATCAATTCATccattttcttttataaataaataaataaataaatatatatatatatatatatatatatatatatatatatatatgtatataatatatatattataatttttttttttttttttttttttttttttttttttttNNNNNNNNNNNNNNNNNNNNNNNNNNNNNNNNNNNNNNNNNNNNNNNNNNNNNNNNNNNNNNNNNNNNNNNNNNNNNNNNNNNNNNNNNNNNNNNNNNNNNNNNNNNNNNNNNNNNNNNNNNNNNNNNNNNNNNNNNNNNNNNNNNNNNNNNNNNNNNNNNNNNNNNNNNNNNNNNNNNNNNNNNNNNNNNNNNNNNNNNNNNNNNNNNNNNNNNNNNNNNNNNNNNNNNNNNNNNNNNNNNNNNNNNNNNNNNNNNNNNNNNNNNNNNNNNNNNNNNNNNNNNNNNNNNNNNNNNNNNNNNNNNNNNNNNNNNNNNNNNNNNNNNNNNNNNNNNNNNNNNNNNNNNNNNNNNNNNNNNNNNNNNNNNNNNNNNNNNNNNNNNNNNNNNNNNNNNNNNNNNNNNNNNNNNNNNNNNNNNNNNNNNNNNNNNNNNNNNNNNNNNNNNNNNNNNNNNNNNNNNNNNNNNNNNNNNNNNNNNNNNNNNNNNNNNNNNNNNNNNNNNNNNNNNNNNNNNNNNNNNNNNNNNNNNNNNNNNNNNNNNNNNNAAAAAAAAcataagaaataaattttaaaaaaggtaaaaaaaaaaaaaaaataaaaaaaataaataaaaaaaaaaaaaaaaaaatataaatataataaatatatataaaaatatatatataaatttttttttttttttttttttctttttttttagaacTGATGGATTTGGATGTAATAGAAGGTGTTGAATTATCCCCAGTGGATGAAAagaatttaaaagaaatttatttatcCATAAAACCGACCGATGgttatttaaaagataagAAGTTTCGATTTGTCATAAAATTTAAAGAGAGTTATCCAATAACCCCAccaaaaattatatgtcTCAGCAAGGTAAAAAAggaagaagaagaagaagaaaaaaaaaaaaaaaaaaaatcatatatatatatatatatatatatgtcgCAAAACCCATTCTataatttcatattattaaaattgtAGATATTTCATCCTAATATTGACGAATCAGGGAATGTATGTTTGAATGTTTTAAAGTTAGAATGGAATCCAATAATAAATTTGCAAATGTTAATATTAGGTCTTTTATTGCTATTAGATGTAATggaataaatataaaatatatatggatttatatatttagaaaTTACTTATAGgattaatatatatatatatatatatatatatatatatatatatacaacttgatcattttttattcttcatttttgtCTTTATTTAGGAGCCTTCGACAGATGATCCCTTTAACAAATTTGCAGCAGaagtttttaaaaatgatatatataaatttcaagaaataaatgatgctctatataaagaagagcaacaaaataataaataaataaataaataaatatatatatatatatatatatatattgacATCGTTTTCttgtgtatatatttatatttatttattttatttattttttttttttgctctacatttaaatataaattttttgaTTACTAATTGTTTTACATTTCTCagttatttatttttttgtaaaataaaagaagaaacattttttttttttttctttattttttttttctttctttctttctttctttcttttatttatttatttatttatatgtttgtaaaattaaaaacatatattttttataagaaaaCCAAATGAActtcatatatttaaaatcataatatgtaattttttaaattgttGCACGACGATTaagtatttttatttattgtatttttttgaagaaaaagtaaacatattattttttttgtaatagTCATATGgttcattttatttttctttctttaaataataagtTCATGGAAGATTTTCTTTTGAATGAAGCCCTCCAACGTTGTgtttacaaaaataaaaaataaaacacaTACTTTGtacattttgtatattttgtatattttgtacattttgtatattttataaatatattctatcataattattaatattatatgtacGCACTATATCAAGGCTGATCAAAGTATTTGAGAACTCatgaaaaatgaaaaataaaaaataaaaaatattcata is part of the Plasmodium reichenowi strain SY57 chromosome 12, whole genome shotgun sequence genome and harbors:
- a CDS encoding kinesin-13, putative; translated protein: NNKEQKEKKNIHGCDNNIIQNRNNFEKKKKTNFYNNNNIVIGNNNIGNNNIGNNNIGNNNIGNNNIGNNNSPRMKYGLCGSHTSIDNMKDNQMKGNHIKSNNNNNNNNTSISSSNNIYNNINDDDTFQNDYCHNDNTFSIRRKNNTNINSNIYNNDDIIYTINSLNDYMSNTLLHFKEKYTYPTLSTNEDIYNKGMEGTHIRLDDRDKYDNNEVDDNENRDYINNNNSSNNNDNDNNNNNNYYYEHNEDDFKNNNNNNVDNNNNVDNNNNNVDNNNNNVDNNNNNVDNNNNNDNNKVDNDDDDDVDFENIKNFNNNEYLSYFQKNVDTIINNCLNSLDITSMYDDTKEILNNILLSKYKADKDNVIKKYINEDIKNMSLEEIDKTAQLVYEKRKVLLTKLLLLFKKNVDTQINNETSDLRKDLVMCHICNNNPDDQFHFYAYSRLEKDIINLIMLRQIWCESENLRLLYQFLVVEYQNKSANSILLNISSNNGDIILLNKKLLQDNIKNCMDHNNIHKK
- a CDS encoding putative membrane protein (conserved Plasmodium membrane protein, unknown function); this encodes MRIIQNVRYITNIKNNIHNVENGPIKYNKKGENIFHIWKYEASMCKTYLSFDNRFNISEQRKMLYNNRISKYMNLKRNNTYKDIKYLFLYIEFDKKAVKHFFEDSLPQKSIALQILTKLNYLLILNRLLNNIIPNDRTINRCINYIFNNDCNANNYNENFDDNFIYSCIIEHHASTNKEKIRANVGVHINEHININTNMCTNTKRYNFNDVNNIKQNTYPIFNYEEKNNILINNYRNNGIYKNVVNNTYDISNIHNPSNSYNINNESSSFFEKNILYHMINKYDIVIYSNINNKNIKHIYIKDLYRHIYDQINYVYMFDNKLYDKNVILKLYTFYEYFNDELEEKKKEFLFFLDRISERLLNNMNLIDLVFIFHIHIKRKYYNFLFLYILINKLYFYINNIVNIPCNKKKLKDINREKLQQDYKIINKLKYDNISIDRHKNNIRYNVKWLTLFYHYLIEYFVYLNNSSHILINHKDKILFIKHLLYNNFAQMFLKYLGDNYVYFTPINILSIYSSFRNLNIINDETLKCVLFKYINYSNILLLRYKGDNYDYKDKDEGIDMDINIDKHIDEHIDKHIDKNVHEHIYNKYHKNEGKNISIYNNNDVQIFYSSFLNIFSKFFVYFKFTNEEYKYILKSLLILFDNYLILILQLYIKNESNLLSDLCIHDKKGNENLIKYAKEDNIDKLFYINEEAKKNPHHNNNNKNNYTFCDDLKYIKFINLLKIIMNSNYTNFICSYNYDIKNINNDMNIFCFNYDNIYNVENIEHNIKYIVNSLNSLYKITEHFINSYKIDELSKLFNKTYLYNFITKFIYNKYINYNNIPYYKKLYSFIHLSLHNYDEIYHNFYFSINRLFISNYILNLYLTNLVSVYLNKLIRNIKEEETYHLEKKEKQILQKEQHMNFIYLVDTKKNEKTQNEKTQNEKTQNEKIQNEKTQNEKTQNEKTQNEKTQNEKTQNISFLKKEKENHIYDTFFFSQLVTNSLGAIQHMKILRYDIFVQISSILKTNIFPLSLVHIGNIIHSYASFKIQDLELIKYLLYKLIKTNNLINIINDQSLGNISISLLKLNYYNEQFTRIILNNYNKIISLQALINITFYLSYYNNELLEYFLKNHLNYFIEKICKSNMLHNINIKAKTQLKLISYQILYIHEYTSKGNIQLKEFSCLFNYLDHENILHTTSYNSYIYTLKKVCNNLLIFYYKKEKKTQNNHLLRNNYILLPYQKYIKIIQSNLLYYRYLKYHEKENKNKTNTFSSTYNMNINKNIKYDNINQDQNNGINLFDIFNYKIMNSKINMDINAYKPKNVKREEIDMSYKEDDDKKNDIKKYNINNNNNNNNNQYVKQVNIINHSSYLHLLFISAFPFEEKQIYTHSELYNQVYDTIVSLNLKRKIIKELLHYPYYVDIVIL
- a CDS encoding NEDD8-conjugating enzyme UBC12, putative codes for the protein LMDLDVIEGVELSPVDEKNLKEIYLSIKPTDGYLKDKKFRFVIKFKESYPITPPKIICLSKIFHPNIDESGNVCLNVLKLEWNPIINLQMLILGLLLLLDEPSTDDPFNKFAAEVFKNDIYKFQEINDALYKEEQQNNK